In Malania oleifera isolate guangnan ecotype guangnan chromosome 8, ASM2987363v1, whole genome shotgun sequence, a single window of DNA contains:
- the LOC131161457 gene encoding synaptotagmin-2 isoform X1 — MGIISTVMGFWGFGVGTSIGIVIGYYLFIYFQPTDVKDPVIRPLVEQDLKTLQRLLPEIPLWVKNPDFDRVDWLNKFIEIMWPYLDKAICKTVKNIAKPIIAEQIPKYKIESVDFEALTLGSLPPTFQGMKVYVTDEKELIMEPTLRWAGNPNVTIGVKAFGLKATVQVIDLQVFAAPRITLKPLVPSFPCFANIYVSLMEKPHVDFGLKLLGADAMSIPGLYRFVQELIKDQVANMYLWPKRLEVPIMDPAKAMRKPVGILNVNVQRAIKLKKKDLLGASDPYVKLKLTEDKLPSKKTTVKHKNLNPEWNEEFHMVVKDPKSQALEVIVYDWEQVGKHEKMGVNVLPLNGLEPDEAKVVTLDLLKNMDPNDAQNEKSRGQLVVEVTYKPFKDDETQNYFEDANAVQKAPEGTPAGGGLLVVIIHEGQDLEGKHHTNPFVRLLFRGEEKKTKYVKKNRDPRWDEEFQFMLEEAPTNDRIHVEVVSASSRMGLLHPKELLGYVDINLSDVVSNKRINEKYHLIDSRNGRIQIELQWRTSS; from the exons ATGGGTATCATCAGTACTGTAATGGGTTTCTGGGGATTTGGAGTAGGAACTTCGATTGGGATTGTTATTGGGTACTATCTCTTCATCTACTTCCAACCCACCGATGTCAAG GATCCTGTGATTCGCCCTTTGGTTGAACAAGACTTGAAAACTTTGCAGCGATTGCTTCCTGAGATACCTCTATGGGTCAAAAATCCAGATTTTGATCGT GTTGACTGGCTTAACAAATTTATAGAAATTATGTGGCCCTATCTGGACAAG GCTATATGCAAGACTGTGAAGAATATAGCAAAGCCCATTATTGCGGAACAGATTCCAAAATACAAAATTGAGTCAGTTGACTTTGAAGCGCTTACCCTGGGCTCTCTGCCACCAACGTTTCAAG GTATGAAAGTTTATGTGACCGATGAGAAGGAGCTGATTATGGAACCAACCTTGAGGTGGGCAGGGAATCCTAATGTCACTATTGGGGTTAAAGCATTTGGGTTGAAGGCCACTGTTCAG GTGATTGACCTGCAAGTTTTTGCTGCTCCTCGTATCACCCTAAAGCCCTTGGTTCCAAGCTTTCCTTGTTTCGCCAACATATATGTTTCTCTCATGGAGAAG CCACATGTTGACTTTGGACTAAAACTACTTGGGGCAGATGCTATGTCCATTCCTGGCCTGTATAGGTTCGTCCAG GAGCTTATCAAAGATCAGGTTGCAAATATGTATCTATGGCCCAAAAGGCTGGAAGTTCCAATAATGGATCCTGCAAA AGCCATGAGGAAACCAGTTGGGATTCTCAATGTGAATGTTCAGAGAGCAATAAAGCTAAAAAAGAAAGATCTGCTTGGGGCATCAGATCCTTACGTGAAACTAAAACTTACAGAGGACAAGCTTCCATCAAAGAAAACGACTGTGAAGCACAAAAATTTGAATCCTGAATGGAATGAGGAATTTCATATGGTTGTTAAAGACCCAAAATCTCAGGCCTTAGAGGTTATTGTATATGACTGGGAACAG GTTGGTAAACATGAAAAGATGGGCGTGAATGTCCTTCCATTGAATGGACTTGAACCTGATGAGGCAAAAGTTGTTACTCTTGACCTGCTAAAGAACATGGACCCAAATGATGCTCAAAATGAGAAGTCCCGTGGGCAGCTTGTTGTGGAAGTGACGTACAAACCATTCAAGGATGATGAAACGCAAAATTACTTTGAAGATGCAAATGCCGTGCAGAAGGCCCCTGAAGGAACACCTGCAGGTGGTGGTTTGCTTGTAGTCATCATCCATGAAGGTCAAGATCTTGAAGGAAAGCACCATACAAATCCATTTGTGCGCCTGCTTTTTAGGGGGGAGGAGAAAAAGACAAAG TATGTAAAGAAAAACAGAGATCCAAGATGGGACGAGGAGTTTCAGTTTATGCTAGAGGAGGCCCCCACTAATGATAGAATTCACGTGGAAGTTGTTAGTGCCTCAAGTAGGATGGGTTTACTACATCCAAAG GAACTTCTGGGTTATGTTGATATAAACCTATCGGACGTTGTCAGCAACAAACGTATTAACGAGAAGTACCATCTCATAGATTCGAGGAATGGACGGATTCAAATCGAACTTCAGTGGAGAACTTCATCTTGA
- the LOC131161457 gene encoding synaptotagmin-2 isoform X2, which yields MEKPHVDFGLKLLGADAMSIPGLYRFVQELIKDQVANMYLWPKRLEVPIMDPAKAMRKPVGILNVNVQRAIKLKKKDLLGASDPYVKLKLTEDKLPSKKTTVKHKNLNPEWNEEFHMVVKDPKSQALEVIVYDWEQVGKHEKMGVNVLPLNGLEPDEAKVVTLDLLKNMDPNDAQNEKSRGQLVVEVTYKPFKDDETQNYFEDANAVQKAPEGTPAGGGLLVVIIHEGQDLEGKHHTNPFVRLLFRGEEKKTKYVKKNRDPRWDEEFQFMLEEAPTNDRIHVEVVSASSRMGLLHPKELLGYVDINLSDVVSNKRINEKYHLIDSRNGRIQIELQWRTSS from the exons ATGGAGAAG CCACATGTTGACTTTGGACTAAAACTACTTGGGGCAGATGCTATGTCCATTCCTGGCCTGTATAGGTTCGTCCAG GAGCTTATCAAAGATCAGGTTGCAAATATGTATCTATGGCCCAAAAGGCTGGAAGTTCCAATAATGGATCCTGCAAA AGCCATGAGGAAACCAGTTGGGATTCTCAATGTGAATGTTCAGAGAGCAATAAAGCTAAAAAAGAAAGATCTGCTTGGGGCATCAGATCCTTACGTGAAACTAAAACTTACAGAGGACAAGCTTCCATCAAAGAAAACGACTGTGAAGCACAAAAATTTGAATCCTGAATGGAATGAGGAATTTCATATGGTTGTTAAAGACCCAAAATCTCAGGCCTTAGAGGTTATTGTATATGACTGGGAACAG GTTGGTAAACATGAAAAGATGGGCGTGAATGTCCTTCCATTGAATGGACTTGAACCTGATGAGGCAAAAGTTGTTACTCTTGACCTGCTAAAGAACATGGACCCAAATGATGCTCAAAATGAGAAGTCCCGTGGGCAGCTTGTTGTGGAAGTGACGTACAAACCATTCAAGGATGATGAAACGCAAAATTACTTTGAAGATGCAAATGCCGTGCAGAAGGCCCCTGAAGGAACACCTGCAGGTGGTGGTTTGCTTGTAGTCATCATCCATGAAGGTCAAGATCTTGAAGGAAAGCACCATACAAATCCATTTGTGCGCCTGCTTTTTAGGGGGGAGGAGAAAAAGACAAAG TATGTAAAGAAAAACAGAGATCCAAGATGGGACGAGGAGTTTCAGTTTATGCTAGAGGAGGCCCCCACTAATGATAGAATTCACGTGGAAGTTGTTAGTGCCTCAAGTAGGATGGGTTTACTACATCCAAAG GAACTTCTGGGTTATGTTGATATAAACCTATCGGACGTTGTCAGCAACAAACGTATTAACGAGAAGTACCATCTCATAGATTCGAGGAATGGACGGATTCAAATCGAACTTCAGTGGAGAACTTCATCTTGA